The following coding sequences lie in one Mycobacterium sp. Z3061 genomic window:
- a CDS encoding SpoIIE family protein phosphatase, whose product MTGSQRHFALSAPDGQSVPDLLPAGTPIDLDNCAREPIHIPGSIQPRGVLAVVREPDFEVRQVSANVEELLGRAVDDVVGRPLSALMGAEQASRVEQAASTFGDLSQRNPLECDIDVAGQPRAFDAILHRGPGGVLLVEIEVAYGERPFSFPNTYQAVRSSVEELNRAETLADLYAITARAVRDLTGFDRVMVYRYDEAYNGEVVAECKRDDLNSFLGLHYPSTDIPAQARALYEKNWLRLIDDVDYTPAPLVPAMDPDSGAPLDLTHATLRSVSPIHIEYLQNMGVHASMSISLLRHGRLWGLIACHHYAGAHLPPFGTRAAAEFLGSTLSLRLVDRFEGDQLHKRLSAQAVLAKLTAAALDDREPLSAALLGAPDLLDLVPADGVIVDIQGDYRTHGSVPPPQIVSAVAAWARGAGDEIASTDCLSHELPELNLDQQLAAGALALNLPDGQCAIWFRREVLRSVDWGGDPHNKTIIQGEGDEIRLSPRKSFDRWREVVRERSDPWTLSETESAESLRRHLVESLYRRTRGALRVAERVQRSLLPECIPALPDWHLSAHYEPAAGDNVGGDWYDAFKLRDGRLVVLIGDVAGHGITAAGTMAQLRNALRAQLFAGATPADALGQLNDFCLHMMPSAFATVVAARVDLDSGRVEAACAGHLKPYLTNSSPIAFQAPIQLSPPIGIKGVRYEPSVFTVEPGHGLVLYSDGLVERRGESIDDGLDRLARTLGRGDTAPASWIWTEMASDNIDDDVTVVALRRP is encoded by the coding sequence GTGACCGGCAGTCAGAGGCATTTCGCGCTCTCGGCGCCGGACGGTCAGTCAGTACCCGACCTGCTCCCGGCCGGTACGCCTATTGACCTGGACAACTGCGCCCGCGAACCCATACACATCCCCGGCAGCATTCAGCCCCGCGGGGTGCTCGCGGTGGTGCGCGAACCCGATTTCGAAGTACGCCAGGTCAGCGCCAACGTCGAAGAATTGCTCGGTCGCGCGGTAGACGATGTGGTGGGCCGGCCCCTGTCGGCCCTGATGGGAGCCGAACAGGCAAGCCGAGTCGAGCAGGCGGCGTCGACATTCGGCGATCTGAGCCAGCGCAACCCGCTGGAATGCGACATCGACGTCGCCGGGCAGCCACGGGCGTTCGACGCCATCTTGCACCGGGGACCCGGCGGCGTGCTGCTGGTCGAGATCGAGGTCGCTTACGGCGAGCGGCCGTTCTCCTTCCCCAACACCTATCAGGCGGTCCGCAGCTCGGTCGAGGAGCTCAACCGGGCCGAGACGCTGGCAGACCTTTACGCGATCACCGCGCGCGCCGTCCGCGACCTCACCGGCTTCGACAGGGTGATGGTTTACCGCTACGACGAGGCCTACAACGGCGAGGTGGTCGCCGAATGCAAGCGCGACGACCTCAATTCGTTTCTCGGTCTGCACTACCCGTCCACCGATATCCCGGCCCAGGCCCGCGCGTTGTACGAGAAGAACTGGCTGCGGCTGATCGACGATGTCGACTACACACCCGCACCACTGGTGCCGGCGATGGACCCGGATTCCGGTGCGCCCCTGGACCTCACCCACGCGACCCTGCGCAGCGTCTCCCCGATTCACATCGAGTACCTGCAAAACATGGGCGTGCATGCGTCGATGTCGATCTCGTTGCTACGTCACGGCCGGCTGTGGGGGCTCATCGCCTGCCACCACTACGCCGGTGCGCATCTGCCACCGTTCGGCACCCGCGCGGCCGCGGAGTTCCTCGGGTCGACCCTGTCGCTCCGGCTGGTCGACCGGTTCGAAGGCGACCAACTGCACAAGCGACTATCCGCCCAAGCGGTGCTGGCCAAGCTGACCGCAGCTGCCCTGGATGACAGGGAACCGCTTTCCGCGGCACTGCTCGGCGCGCCCGACCTGCTGGACCTGGTGCCTGCCGACGGTGTGATCGTCGACATCCAGGGCGATTACCGGACCCACGGCTCAGTTCCCCCGCCGCAGATCGTGTCCGCCGTCGCGGCCTGGGCACGCGGTGCCGGAGACGAGATCGCCAGCACCGACTGCCTGTCCCACGAGTTGCCCGAACTCAACCTCGATCAGCAGTTAGCCGCCGGCGCGCTCGCGCTGAATCTGCCCGACGGGCAGTGCGCCATCTGGTTCCGCCGGGAGGTGCTGCGCTCGGTGGATTGGGGCGGCGACCCGCACAACAAGACGATCATCCAAGGCGAGGGTGACGAGATCCGGTTGAGCCCCCGCAAGTCATTTGACCGTTGGCGCGAGGTGGTCCGCGAGCGCAGCGATCCTTGGACCCTGAGCGAGACGGAATCCGCCGAGTCTTTGCGGCGCCACCTGGTGGAGTCGCTGTACCGGCGCACCCGGGGCGCCCTGCGGGTGGCCGAGCGGGTACAGCGAAGCTTGCTGCCCGAGTGCATCCCGGCGCTGCCGGACTGGCATCTGTCGGCCCATTACGAACCTGCGGCGGGCGACAACGTCGGCGGCGACTGGTACGACGCGTTCAAACTGCGTGACGGCCGGTTGGTCGTGCTGATCGGCGACGTGGCTGGACACGGCATCACCGCGGCCGGCACCATGGCGCAGCTGCGCAACGCCCTGCGGGCCCAGTTGTTCGCCGGTGCCACGCCTGCCGACGCGCTGGGCCAGCTGAACGACTTCTGCCTGCACATGATGCCCAGCGCGTTCGCCACCGTCGTCGCCGCCCGGGTCGACCTTGACTCGGGACGGGTCGAGGCCGCCTGCGCGGGCCACTTGAAGCCCTACCTGACGAACTCCTCACCGATCGCGTTTCAGGCACCGATTCAGCTGTCGCCGCCCATCGGCATCAAAGGTGTGCGCTACGAACCGAGTGTGTTCACCGTCGAGCCCGGACACGGGCTGGTTTTGTACTCCGACGGTCTGGTGGAGCGCCGCGGTGAGTCGATAGACGACGGTCTGGATCGGTTGGCCCGGACCCTCGGCCGCGGCGACACCGCGCCGGCCTCGTGGATCTGGACCGAGATGGCCTCGGACAACATCGACGACGACGTGACCGTCGTCGCGCTGCGCCGGCCCTGA
- a CDS encoding anti-sigma factor antagonist (This anti-anti-sigma factor, or anti-sigma factor antagonist, belongs to a family that includes characterized members SpoIIAA, RsbV, RsfA, and RsfB.) — translation MSLAATEVFAAPLRLSAKLVSELGAETSTLRAAVQGFDAAVIVYVGGEIDALNDDTWRLLLTEASAFASAPQLFMVDVNSVDFMSCSSLLTLAEEANRCRERGIEMCLVSLQPSVARTVAVCGLSDVLPVHETAPQCLQLVEQGRVQAS, via the coding sequence ATGAGTCTTGCCGCCACCGAAGTGTTTGCCGCTCCCTTAAGGTTGAGCGCAAAGCTGGTCTCCGAACTGGGCGCCGAAACCAGTACCCTGCGGGCCGCTGTCCAGGGCTTTGATGCCGCTGTCATCGTCTACGTCGGCGGCGAGATCGACGCGTTGAATGACGACACCTGGCGGTTGCTGCTGACGGAGGCTTCGGCGTTCGCGAGCGCTCCGCAGCTGTTCATGGTCGACGTCAACAGCGTGGACTTCATGTCGTGCTCCTCGCTGCTGACGCTGGCCGAAGAGGCCAACCGGTGCCGGGAGCGTGGCATCGAGATGTGCCTGGTCAGTCTGCAGCCGTCGGTTGCGCGAACCGTCGCGGTGTGCGGACTCAGCGACGTGCTGCCCGTGCACGAGACGGCGCCGCAGTGCCTGCAACTGGTCGAACAGGGGCGCGTTCAGGCCAGCTGA
- a CDS encoding ATP-binding protein, giving the protein MSGSTSNDPVGIGEADEIWHAHTGTADARTVATFRRSFGEWLDRHLELGEERIADIVLATDEAMSNCADHAYRVVGDVGTMTLQIGYYPATTELQVHVVDHGRWLEPDFEVSSMRGRGILLMRALADDCAIDGGGDGTTVRLRFYGCPPKSFVLSQAS; this is encoded by the coding sequence GTGAGCGGTTCCACGTCAAATGATCCCGTCGGCATCGGAGAGGCCGACGAGATTTGGCATGCGCACACCGGCACCGCCGATGCGCGTACCGTGGCGACCTTCCGCCGCTCTTTCGGCGAATGGCTGGACCGGCATCTGGAGCTCGGGGAGGAGCGGATCGCCGATATCGTGCTGGCCACCGACGAAGCGATGTCCAACTGCGCCGACCACGCCTATCGCGTCGTCGGCGATGTCGGCACCATGACGCTCCAGATCGGCTACTACCCGGCCACCACCGAGCTGCAGGTGCATGTCGTCGACCACGGACGCTGGCTGGAACCGGATTTCGAGGTCTCCAGCATGCGAGGCCGCGGCATCCTGTTGATGCGCGCACTCGCCGATGACTGCGCCATAGACGGGGGTGGCGACGGCACCACCGTACGTCTCCGGTTCTACGGATGTCCGCCCAAAAGCTTCGTCCTCAGCCAGGCAAGTTGA